From a region of the Cucumis sativus cultivar 9930 chromosome 6, Cucumber_9930_V3, whole genome shotgun sequence genome:
- the LOC101203673 gene encoding ribosomal RNA small subunit methyltransferase, mitochondrial, whose protein sequence is MLRPHKNLCSFIYGLNHHQFLHLMRSASTYQHNHINHGANGNLRKKDENEEAHLYFYKSRGQHILTNQRILDSIVRKSAILPTDTVLEIGPGTGNLTLKLLEASQKVIAVEIDKRMVEVLHKRVVEHQLEDRICVICQDALKCEFPHFDLVVANIPYGISSPLVAKLVYGTIPFRSATLLLQKEFARRLLADPGDSEYNRLAVNVKLVADVEHVMDVSKRDFVPCPKVDSSVVLIRPKKEVPEVNLEEWRAFTRTCFGKKNKTLGATFKQKRKLMDLMHSNSMEGFNSFRETVIQVLKSGDFEDKRPVKLCNEELLHLLALFNQSGIYFHNRSDLQDAERSVLADAYSSEQE, encoded by the exons ATGCTTCGTCCCCACAAGAATCTATGCAGCTTCATCTATGGCCTGAACCACCATCAATTCCTTCACCTTATGCGTTCAGCATCCACTTATCAACACAATCACATAAACCATGGCGCGAATGGAAATCTTCGGAAGAAAGATGAGAACGAAGAAGCccacttgtatttctacaagagTAGAGGCCAGCACATTCTTACAAACCAACGAATTCTGGACTCTATTGTTCGAAAATCTGCAATACTTCCGACCGATACGGTCTTGGAGATCGGACCCGGCACCGGAAATCTGACATTGAAGCTATTGGAAGCTTCTCAAAAGGTCATAGCCGTTGAAATCGATAAAAGAATGGTCGAGGTTCTTCACAAACGCGTGGTGGAGCACCAACTTGAAGACCGCATTTGT GTCATATGTCAAGATGCTTTGAAATGTGAATTCCCTCATTTCGACCTCGTTGTGGCCAACATCCCTTATGGTATATCTTCCCCGCTTGTGGCCAAGTTGGTATACGGGACAATTCCATTCCGGAGTGCCACGCTTCTACTTCAGAAAGAGTTTGCACGGCGGTTGTTGGCGGATCCTGGTGATTCTGAGTATAATCGTTTGGCTGTTAATGTGAAACTGGTGGCTGATGTGGAGCATGTCATGGATGTAAGCAAGAGGGACTTTGTTCCTTGTCCTAAAGTCGACTCATCTGTGGTGTTAATCCGGCCCAAGAAGGAAGTTCCAGAAGTGAACCTGGAAGAATGGCGAGCGTTCACTAGAACTTGCTTTGGCAAGAAGAATAAGACACTTGGGGCAACATTCAAGCAGAAGAGGAAGCTGATGGACCTTATGCACTCAAATTCAATGGAGGGCTTTAATTCCTTCAGGGAGACGGTCATACAGGTTCTAAAATCCGGGGACTTTGAAGATAAAAGACCGGTGAAGTTGTGTAACGAAGAATTGCTACATTTGCTAGCGTTGTTTAATCAGTCTGGAATTTATTTTCACAATAGATCAGACCTTCAAGATGCAGAAAGAAGTGTCTTGGCTGACGCCTATAGTTCAGAACAAGAGTAA